Genomic segment of Panicum virgatum strain AP13 chromosome 9N, P.virgatum_v5, whole genome shotgun sequence:
GCTTCCAACTCCTCCTCGATCAGGGGTTCCACCTCGCGCTCCTCTAATTCCGCCCTCACGTAAGGGTGCCGCACCTCCAATTCCTACTCTTCCTCCACCACGGTTGGGGGCACCACTCCCGGCTTCTCCTATTCCACCTCCTAGATTAGGTTCTCCCTCTCgtgctcctcttcttcctccccctcgGAAGGCCACTCCACCTCCCACTCCTACCCTTCCTCCCCCACGATTTGGGGCACCACTTCCTACTCCCCCACTTGCTTCTCAACGGGGAGTTCCTCCTCgcgctcctcttcctcctcccattAGGAAAGCCACTCCACCACCCACTCCTCTACCTACGCCACAACTAGGAGCACCGATTCCAACTCCTCGTCCACCTCTGCGGGCACCTCTTCTTCCTTCCCCTCGGAAGGGAGCTCCACCACCCACTCCCCATCTTCCTTCCCCTCAGTTGGGGGCACCACTTCCAACgccacctcttcctcctcggATAGGAGCTCCTGCTCgtgctcctcttcttcctcccgctaAGACAAAGCGTGCTCCATCTCCAGCACCTATTCTTCCTCCAAGGTTTCGTGCACCACTTCCAACTCCTATTACTCCACCTCAAAAACGCGCTCCACCTCCCACTCCTCGCCTTCCTTCCCCACAACTAGGGGCACCACTCccaactcctcttcctccccgtcCTCCACGTGGTCCCCTTCTTCCTTCCCCTCAAAAGGGAGCTCCAGCTCCCACTCCCCGCCTTCCTTCCCCACAGTTGGGGGCACCACTtccaactcctcctcttcctgcaAAGACGAGGGCTCCTCGACGCGCTCCACTTCTTCCTTCTCCTCGAAAAGGAGCTCCTCCTCCCACTCCTCGCCTTCCTTCCCCACGGTTGGGGTCACCACTTCCAACTCCCCCTCTTCCTCCTAAGATGGGGGCTCCTCAACGAGTTCCCCTTCTTCCTTCTCCTCGAAAAGGAGCTCCAGCTCCCACTCCTCGCCTTCCTTCCCCACAGTTGGGGGCACCACTTCCAACTCCTTCTCTTCCTCCTAAGATGGGGGCTCCTCGACGCGCTCCGCTTCTTCCTTCTCCTCGAAAAGGAGCTCCTCCTCCCACACCTCGCCTTCCTTCCCCACAGTTGGGGGCACCACttccaactcctcctcctcctcctcctccttctaaGATGGGGGCTCCTCGACATGCTCCCCTTCTTCCTTCTCCTCGAAAAGCAGCTCCTCCTCCCACTCCTCGCCTTCCTCCCCCACAGTTGGGGCCACCACTTCCaactcctcctcgtcctccacgAATGGGGGCTCCTTCTCGggctccccttcttcctccctctagGACGAAGCGTGCTCCATCTCCCGCACCTCGTACTCCCCCAAGGTCTGTTGCACCAGCTCCAACTCCTATTCCTCCCCCTCGGAAAGGCGCTCCACCTCCTACTACTCGTCTTCCCGCCCCACATTTGGGAGCACCACTTCCATCTCCTATTCTTCTTCCACCTGAACAAGACATTCCACCTCCTCTGCCGGCGGCTCCGCCTTCACGTCCAGCTCCAGTGGTGGCACCAGGTGGACCCAAAGTGCCAGCCCTTATTGCGTTTGGGGACTCTATTGTGGACACCGGCAACAACAACTACCTTATGACCCTCGTCAAGGCTAACTTCCCACCGTATGGTAGGGAGTACCCTGGCCACAAGGCCACTGGCAGGTTCTCCGACGGCAAGATCTCGGTGGACTTCATAGGTGATTACCATCTATTTTGCTATAATAGACATTTTG
This window contains:
- the LOC120693423 gene encoding anther-specific proline-rich protein APG-like, producing MGAPQRVPLLPSPRKGAPAPTPRLPSPQLGAPLPTPSLPPKMGAPRRAPLLPSPRKGAPPPTPRLPSPQLGAPLPTPPPPPPPSKMGAPRHAPLLPSPRKAAPPPTPRLPPPQLGPPLPTPPRPPRMGAPSRAPLLPPSRTKRAPSPAPRTPPRSVAPAPTPIPPPRKGAPPPTTRLPAPHLGAPLPSPILLPPEQDIPPPLPAAPPSRPAPVVAPGGPKVPALIAFGDSIVDTGNNNYLMTLVKANFPPYGREYPGHKATGRFSDGKISVDFIASALGVKEMLPPYLNKSLTLEDLKTGVSFASAGSGYNNATCKTSSTMTMERQLQLFAEYKAKVGSIPDRALFIVCSGSNDIVEHFTLADSMSSPEYADMMAGRAISFVERLIGEGARQIALTGAPPVGCVPSQRRMAGGLKTQCATDRNQLALMFNRKLSLEVAKLAGRFRGVNIFYVDLYSILADVVQRYKDLGFTNGKDSCCGFVGFAVGPLCNIGSRLCPDPSQYVFWDSYHPTEKAYKLMIDEFIRRYMRYIH